AGGGCTCGTCCTTGAGGTCGGGCCTCTCGAGGCGGGCCAGGCGGCTCAGGGAGGCCAGATCGAGATGGTCGGGCGCCCGGTAGATCTGAAATGGCGTCAGCTCCAGGCGGGAGAGGAGAAACTGCAACTCCGCCTCGGGCATGGCCGGCGTGACCTCGAGGCGCACCGAAGGGCCGAAGCGGCGCTGCTCCAGGCCGACCTGGACGGCCGTCAGCAGGTCCGAGCCCTCGTCCTCCTGAAGTTCCATGTCGGCGTTGCGCGTGACCCGGAAGGGATAGGCCCCCTCGATGCGGTGGCCGGGAAAGAGGCTCTGGAGATTGGCCGCCACGATATCCTCGAGCCAGACGAAATCGCCCCGGGCACGTCCCCTCTCGGCCAGGGCCGGCGAGGCCTCGCCCCGGCCGAAGGGGATGGGAAGAAGGCGAGAAATGACGCGGGGAATCTTGAGGCGGACGTAGCGCTTCCCCACGGCCGAATCGTCGAGGACGACGAGGAGGTTGACGCTCAGATTGGAGATGAGGGGGAAGGGACGTCCCGGATCGACGGCCTGAGGCGTCAGGATGGGGAAGATCTCCCGGCGGAAATACCCCTCCAGGAGGCGACGGGCTCCCTCGTCGACATCGGCGTATTCGAGGAGCCGCACCTTCCGGCCGGCCAGGCCCGGAAGAAGGACCTCCCGCCAGCAGCCGTAGGCCCTGTCGAGAAGGGGGACGAGTCGCTGACGCAGAAGGGCCAGCTGACGGACGGGCGTCATGCCGTCGGGAGGCAGGACGAGGGCCCCCATCTCGACCTGGCGGTGCAGGCCCGAAACGCGGATCATGAAAAATTCGTCGAGATTGGCGAAGAAAATGGAGAGGAACTTGACTCTCTCCAAAAGGGGAGTCTCCTCCCTGAGGGCCTCGTCGAGGACTCGGGAGTTGAAGGCGAGCCAACTCAGCTCGCGGTTGAAGAAGAGCGCCCTGTCTCGGAAAAGGGCCTTTTCGACGCCCTTTTCGGGGGATAAGGGCTCTTTCCCCTTGCTTTCCCCCTCAAAGATTTTAGCCATGACCTGGAGAACCTCCCTCCGAGCTCGCAAAAAGCGACTCCGACGCCGTCTAAAACTATCATATTCGACGTTACGGAAAAGTTACAGTTCCGATCGTCCTTGATCCGTCCTCCCTCGTGCTATGATCCCTTCGGAGGTGTATCGCCATGATAGGAAAAGGTTCCACTAAAAAGGGCGACTTTCGGGACTGGTTCGTCTCCTTCGTCGGCTCCTACGAAGAAGAGGGACGACTTCATCCCCTGCTGGAGCTGAAACGGGATCACAGCCTCCGCGTCGCCGCCCTGGCCCGGCAGATCGCCGGAGAGATCGGAACCGACGTCGAGGAGGCCGAGGCCGTGGGGCTCCTCCACGACGCGGGACGCTTCCCCCAGTACCGCGACTACGGGACCTTCTACGACGCCCTCTCCGTCGATCACGGATGTCTGGGCCGGACCGTCATCGAAGGGGCTCTGGACAGGGGAGAGCTCGCCCTCGACGGCAAGCTGCGCCTTCCCCTATTGACGGCCGTCGAACACCACAACGCCCTGGCCCTGCCCGAGGGCCTCGACGGAACGGCCCTCGTCCTCGCCTCCCTGGTCCGCGACGCCGACAAGGTCGACATCTTCTCCGTCGTCCGCCACTGGTTCGAGGCCGGACGGGCCGGAGAACTCCTCCCCCGTCTGGAGCCGGAAGGGAACCTCTCTCCGGGGCTGCTGGAGGAGTGGGACCGAGAGGGACGCCTGACCCACCGCCATATCCGGACCCTCTCCGACTTCCTCGTCCTCCAGCTCTCCTGGATCGACGACGTCAACTACGCCCCCGCCCTGGCCCTGCTCGTGGAGCGGGGCAATCTGGACTGGATCGCCGCCCGATTGCCCGACGAGGGACGGACCGTCGCCCTCGGGACCGTCGAGC
The DNA window shown above is from Aminithiophilus ramosus and carries:
- a CDS encoding HD domain-containing protein, with the translated sequence MIGKGSTKKGDFRDWFVSFVGSYEEEGRLHPLLELKRDHSLRVAALARQIAGEIGTDVEEAEAVGLLHDAGRFPQYRDYGTFYDALSVDHGCLGRTVIEGALDRGELALDGKLRLPLLTAVEHHNALALPEGLDGTALVLASLVRDADKVDIFSVVRHWFEAGRAGELLPRLEPEGNLSPGLLEEWDREGRLTHRHIRTLSDFLVLQLSWIDDVNYAPALALLVERGNLDWIAARLPDEGRTVALGTVERARSRIAGTF